The sequence below is a genomic window from Daphnia pulicaria isolate SC F1-1A chromosome 6, SC_F0-13Bv2, whole genome shotgun sequence.
TTCTTTCCCAAAAATTGATAAGACAGTATTCGAGCCAGGTGCCACTTGAGTGTGACCTGCATCACTCACAAGGTAGTGAAGTAAACCAGATTCTTTTGCTTTCTGCATTAAATCAAGGAGATGCTGCTTGTTTTCTCCTTTCAATGCAATCTTCCTCTCTCTATTGGAGGGGGAGAAACATTTTCAAGATTTTATAAAAGATTTATGCTGTGTAAATCATTACCCATCATAGTCTTCCCAACAAGACAAGGGTCCACATTCTTTActgatttccatttctttgtcAATTAGCTCACGATGTAACCCCAATGCAGCATGGGCCACCTAGATAAACATTACACCATATTAATATGACAatggattttaattttaattaaatttaaagatttactTGTGCTGCTATTTTTCCCACACCCATGCCTAATTCCATGTTAACAACAAACACCATTTTGTATGGTCCATCATAATCTTCTGGCAattcctcatcttcttcttcacctcCAGTGTCACCATTCATGTTTTCTAGAGATACAGAACCTGTCAaacaaattgaacaaaaaactATCATTGAGTTTCTTCTGAATTCAAATTCTTACCTGCAAGCTTCTCTATTTCATCAACAGTGATAGGAATGTCTGGAAGAGTTAGATCAGGATGATCAAAAATCCATGTAGCTGCAATTTCTGCTGAGCTATTTCCTGTGTTGAGTAGTGCCTGTAAATAAGGATTTGTTTCAATATGGGATAACAAACACCAAAGAAGGGGAAATGGTTACGTACCCTTTCTGCAACATTTCGGGAAATTCCCATAGATAACAAGATGTCAACAAATTCTTCGTTGGGTTTCCACATGATGAAAATCTTTGTTTGGACACTAGTGTCACAGGTagtgtgtttttcttcttgtggtTCTTGGAGTGAAGATATCCAAtacagaattttaaaattaaaatcaattcaCCAGCTATGAAATTGTGTAAGTGAATTTCCTGTTTGCTCGATACAGACTCGACAGCCAGTACTCCACATGGTCTGGAGCAGACGAATTTTCGATTCAAtccgatttttttgttttgacaagAGAGCCGTCAAGTCATTGTCCGTCGCTAGTTGCCGCCACTCGCCACTGTCGTACTAAAgtccgaaaatgaaatttctaaaaaaaaaagaagcaaaaacTTGTGTGCATTTAcgaattaaaaattgtttgtgcTTCTTTCTAAAATGGTCATTCTAAAATTAAAAGGTTAGGCTTTTGAAAGTAGACTGTGGAGAGTAGGCGTTACGCAGTAGCATGAATTTGGCGCTCAGTCCATAGCAGACGAACTTGAAATTATAAACAATCGTCTGTTCAATGTGCTAGGTAGTATTAAACACGTTTTAGTTCATAGACCTAGTCTAATAAAAGAGCACTTACGAATTTGATATCATTCCAAAATACTCGTATTTCAATATgaggaaaagattttttgtcaCTCGCCTTGAGGAGATAGCTTTCACGGCGTGTTATCGTGAAATTCTCAGTAATTTACTCCTTTGTCCTGAACATCGACCTGAAGACAGACGTGGCATGAATTCTTATTCATCTCTTATTTCGCTTAACCCTTTCTTTACTAGCTCAAATATTCGTGGATTTGTCAGAAGTCGCTTGAACCATCATCTTATTGGAATAATGAATGATGATATAAGGAAAAAGTTTATTTGTGAATTCAACAGAAACTTTTATGACGCTGATCAGAAATCAGACATTTGGGTTTTCTTGGACTGTGTTCTGGATAACAGCTTTACTGAGCTTGAAACCCATGTTGTTTTTCCTAAAACAGAGCcaaatgaaaagtttgttcaCAGTATTTGTAATCGCTCACCGAGTGTTGAAgtattgaaaatgaattttgaaatggTGTCAAAGTCAACACCTATGGTGAAATTGAGTCCCATTATTTCATCACTGTCATCCTTGGTTAATTTAAACAGCCTTTCACTTAATCTTCTCCACAAACACCACAGGGAATTACTGAACTGCATAGGAATTTCATGTCCAAGATTGCAACATTTCTGCATTACTGGATTTCGCATTCTTAAGAAAGATATTCTTGCATTAATGCTTGGGGAAAAACTGAAACAGTTtcctgaaaaagaaatggttgaagaagaaaaaaatgtcattttggaaatattaacTGAATACCTCAGTCCATTCTGTTTCACTCTTCAACACTTGCAACTAGAAGAcctagaagagaagaaaaaatttcgaaaaggCTCTGAATTCTCCGGACTTTATCCAGCTTCTGTCGCTCTGCTGTTGCGCCACATGCCGAATTTGAGGCGAATCGATCATTCTGGTTCTTCTGTCAGTTCTGCCATCAAGCTACTTCATCAAATTCCATCTGCAAATGAGACCCTTGGAAGtaatcataaaaatatttatgaagCAAGCCAAGATTATACAAATCCTCGTCTTCCCTCACCATTCATTACCAATTCACCTTTCTCTGGTAATAGTTTTGTACATTTATCATGAAAATAATATGCCATTTTAAtaaggattttttaaaagctgCTATATCATGTACGTATGTGTATTTTTTAGGTATAATCTCCCTAACCAGCATAGATTTTGTCAACATTCGGGatgaaattctgatgaagGCCGTTGGTCGGATGTGTCCTCATTTAAAGGAAGTGACGTTCTCAGAATTGCTACATACTGATGCTATTTCACCCGATCAGCTATTCTCCATCTTAACAACGGAATGGCCCAAGGTGAATTGTCTTAACATCAACTTAATTGAATTTACCAACCTTTGctaatattatttattcttcATTTAATATGCAGGTTGAACGCGTAACTTTAATAAAAGTTTCAACGAATTATCGCAAAGCAATTCTTCGTGCCCTCGGCGCTCAATTGTCCCAGCTCACGTTTGTCTCTTGCGAGCTGATTGATGTTGCTGATCTTATCTCTTGCGCGGAATTGGAGGTTTTACGAATTTTCTTCTCATCCACGCTATTGTTACCAAGTGAAAATCCAGAGGAGAAGTACTTCCCTCCCGAGGCGTTCCTTCCAAAACTCAACCGTCTAGAAAGTGACATTTGCCTTAGTTCGAGATACTCGCAtctgtttgaagaaaaaagtacTTTGACATATTTGGATCTCGAATGCTGTCATGTCGGTACAAAAGCTTCCACCATTTCGAACTGGAACGAAATAACAAAGAATTGGCAACGAATTCATACTTTGCACATTCGCCAGTGCACTGGACTTACGATGGCTGGAACTAAAACTCTCACTCTTCAGCTGACTAAGTTGAAAGAGCTGAGCCTCCCTAGTGGAATGTTGAATTATAAGGACGAAAGAGAAATCTCTTATGATTTGATGAATCGCTTCAACAAGGGGCCACTGAagatttgtttaaaatttgaacGCAGCCAATCTTCCCTAATTTGTTCATATCAGGATCAGAACGGCCCATACGAAACTTCCGATGAAGAACTAAGCAGCGGAGATTCGGATGAATCGAGCCACGGTTTTGGCACAAGGAATGATTTGGATGCGAGGGAGGATTATGGCGGCTGGATGGATGAAATTGACGTTTTCAACGAAGATGTTGAGGACTTCTTTGAAGAatacgatgatgatgaagatgttGAGGACTTCTTTGAAGAAAACGATGATGGGGAAGATGATTTTCTTAATTGGTGATGACGATCAAGATGATtggtgaaaagttttgttgatCAATAACTTAACTTAAATTGCTGAATGATCCTTGTGTAACTAGCTTGTCATGGTTATCAGTAATGCCTTGTCTTCGTATGCGCCATGTCTTAATACATGTTAAAGCCTCATCTAAACAAAAATGCATTATTGTAATTCCcgtaacattaaaaaaaattcataatcaagaaattaaaaaaaaacaaataaaaataagaatatgttttttaatttagaattttttacttgttttggtaacttttttgtcctttttttttaggttttgtTTAATTTGGCTTAGTTCTATggttctatttttgtttttaaattttttaaaaagcttcGTGAATCATGATTAGTTTTAATGACGTACGTCAGTTTTTCATCGCTAGATGGCATGATAGCTTTCTTCTCCTCCAACCGCTTTCCACTCCCAACTCCCACAATCCATATTATCTACCATTCTCCAGGACCACCACAACCATACACATTTTTTGTGCGTCTTCTGATTGACCTCGTCCGACTTGACTGAGTAGAATCGAAATActgtttttttcctatttagtCTCATCGTTTGTAATTAATTGGATAGAATTTAACTGTAGTGATTATTCTCGTGTTTTTGAAGCGATTAAAGGTAAAACAGAGCCTTTAGATTTTTTGAAGTATCAATTAGAAGTTTTAATTGTGTTGAAAACTATCTTTCAGTGAAAGAGTAGACTGaaaaatgggagatggaaCAACAAATACCTCACAGCAGCAATCCAACCAACAGCAAGCAAGTCAAGCAGGGTGGCAGCAACAATATCCAGGCTATTACAATTTCCCTACAATTCCTGGCCAATCTTACCCGTAAGTTTTTTGTTCAATTCTTCGGTTAATTTGCTTGAGCATTTGGGTTTTGGGCAAGGGAAGTACTGTGTTGATAATCATTATCAACACATCAGACTCTCTAATCCATTGTTTAAATGCCTGTAATTACATATTTTTTGCAATCTGATGTTTCTTAACTGTATAGTGTATTGTGTGTTCATTGAAACACTTTCATGGGGCTATGGGAAATATTATCATTCATTCTCTTAATTATTGTATTACATTTTACAGGCCATACCCATACCAAGTACCACATGGACAGATGACTTATTATCCATATGTAAGTACACtatctgtttttgtttatgtattatgtattttaaaatttatacatGTCTATGATATTTTTGTAGGCATATGGTTATCCTACACCCATGCAAGGCCAGTGGATGGGGCAAGGCACTTGGAATGGGGCTGGATATCAAATGCCTCCTGTAACTTCTAGTTCAGGAAATGCTGCTGCTCCACCACCTTTGCCAAGTCTTCCACCAccccctccaccaccacctcctcctcctactctATCAACTTCATTTGAACCACCCCCTCCAGGTTCCATTAAATTCACCATTCCTTCCAAAGGCAGTAATAAATTGCAGAAGGTTAAGCAAGAAAATAAGGCTCCTGGTCCCATCCAGGTTCCACAATACCCAACAAGCCCTCAAGTGGCAACCTCCAGTGCTCAACAGAACATCCAGAACAAATCTCCTGAGCAAACATTTTCACAAGCTAAGGGTTCAGGGATGCCGGTTGATTGGCCAGATAGTCTACGTCGTTACGTCGAGCGATGTTTTGCCATGTGCCAGTCATCTGTTGACAAAGATTTTGTTGAACTAATTCTTAAGGGGAAAATCACCTCGGCATCAAGGGAGGGGAAAGCCCTAAGCAAAGATTGGGATAATGAACCACTTCCGAATCTGTCAAGGGTAAGTTTGTTATTAATTTGaggttaaaacaattttattcattgttcaatttcaattctAAGGTGGAAAATGCCGTTCCAACGAGTGGAGTTGCTTCTAGTCTGAAAGCAGGGACGTCTGGATTTAACGTATCTCCCATGAAAAACGGAGTTAATATTTTAGGCTCCACAGCCGGGGGAGCTTCTGCATTCAGGATGCAGCCAAATTCT
It includes:
- the LOC124341882 gene encoding probable peptidyl-tRNA hydrolase 2 isoform X1; amino-acid sequence: MWKPNEEFVDILLSMGISRNVAERALLNTGNSSAEIAATWIFDHPDLTLPDIPITVDEIEKLAGSVSLENMNGDTGGEEEDEELPEDYDGPYKMVFVVNMELGMGVGKIAAQVAHAALGLHRELIDKEMEISKECGPLSCWEDYDGERKIALKGENKQHLLDLMQKAKESGLLHYLVSDAGHTQVAPGSNTVLSIFGKESDVNEITGKLKLL
- the LOC124341882 gene encoding probable peptidyl-tRNA hydrolase 2 isoform X2; the protein is MWKPNEEFVDILLSMGISRNVAERALLNTGNSSAEIAATWIFDHPDLTLPDIPITVDEIEKLAENMNGDTGGEEEDEELPEDYDGPYKMVFVVNMELGMGVGKIAAQVAHAALGLHRELIDKEMEISKECGPLSCWEDYDGERKIALKGENKQHLLDLMQKAKESGLLHYLVSDAGHTQVAPGSNTVLSIFGKESDVNEITGKLKLL
- the LOC124341884 gene encoding uncharacterized protein LOC124341884 — protein: MRKRFFVTRLEEIAFTACYREILSNLLLCPEHRPEDRRGMNSYSSLISLNPFFTSSNIRGFVRSRLNHHLIGIMNDDIRKKFICEFNRNFYDADQKSDIWVFLDCVLDNSFTELETHVVFPKTEPNEKFVHSICNRSPSVEVLKMNFEMVSKSTPMVKLSPIISSLSSLVNLNSLSLNLLHKHHRELLNCIGISCPRLQHFCITGFRILKKDILALMLGEKLKQFPEKEMVEEEKNVILEILTEYLSPFCFTLQHLQLEDLEEKKKFRKGSEFSGLYPASVALLLRHMPNLRRIDHSGSSVSSAIKLLHQIPSANETLGSNHKNIYEASQDYTNPRLPSPFITNSPFSGIISLTSIDFVNIRDEILMKAVGRMCPHLKEVTFSELLHTDAISPDQLFSILTTEWPKVERVTLIKVSTNYRKAILRALGAQLSQLTFVSCELIDVADLISCAELEVLRIFFSSTLLLPSENPEEKYFPPEAFLPKLNRLESDICLSSRYSHLFEEKSTLTYLDLECCHVGTKASTISNWNEITKNWQRIHTLHIRQCTGLTMAGTKTLTLQLTKLKELSLPSGMLNYKDEREISYDLMNRFNKGPLKICLKFERSQSSLICSYQDQNGPYETSDEELSSGDSDESSHGFGTRNDLDAREDYGGWMDEIDVFNEDVEDFFEEYDDDEDVEDFFEENDDGEDDFLNWPYPYQVPHGQMTYYPYAYGYPTPMQGQWMGQGTWNGAGYQMPPVTSSSGNAAAPPPLPSLPPPPPPPPPPPTLSTSFEPPPPGSIKFTIPSKGSNKLQKVKQENKAPGPIQVPQYPTSPQVATSSAQQNIQNKSPEQTFSQAKGSGMPVDWPDSLRRYVERCFAMCQSSVDKDFVELILKGKITSASREGKALSKDWDNEPLPNLSRVENAVPTSGVASSLKAGTSGFNVSPMKNGVNILGSTAGGASAFRMQPNSGQDISPFKTAPSSIGISAVKPVTDTPSFKNGAASNSSNNSFKTGASILGISALKTSVGTKQNQISFQFKGQRKALYGTALRKSSSSSSTSSSRSRSRSPVGRQRSSSRSRSRSRSRSPSRSRLSPTSRSSPAKKLTKSQQKKLKKKNQNQKKSLGAAGKGGLGLGSVNRTVLGANWTSPDKLRKRQARFQVPKKTRLTTLGDSSLYREDVTGEEDWSNLLIVGTCCEVEKPFFRLTAAPDPSTVRPVHILKKALYKVKTSWVANPDYRSCCDQMKSIRQDLTVQGIRDSFTVEVYETHARLALEAADHEEFNQCQTQLKALHHELGGKNLLEFTAYRILYYIFTKSTMDLNTTMASLTREEKADDCVAHALEVRSSWALANFRRFFRLYNHAPRMSAHLMSWFADRERKLALKTLIKAYRPNIPVELVTTQLGFPTLDAWFDFSKELPIVYSDDSKAQIDCKASTANLTAW